In Novosphingobium sp. RL4, the sequence TGCAGGGCAATGCGCATCAGGGCGGAGATAACGTCGCAATCGGCCGGAAGTTCGTGAAGATTTTCAACCAGATGTCCAGGAATTCTCATAATTCCCGCAGATGCACGGCTGATGTCGATACGTTCGAAACCCGCCGCCAGCGCCCCTTCGACCGGCTGCACGAGGACTGCCGGCGATCGTCCTTCGAACAAGGGCACGACGCCGGAAGGCTCCGCGAAAAGGCCCTCGCCAATCACCACGAGTTCGTCATTCGCCGTGACAAGCCCGGAAAGGGGTCGCGATCCCGTGGCGATGTAGAATTGCAGCCCGGCATCTTCTGCCATGTGCTGCAAGGCAATCAGATCTGGAGACGGGCCGCGTGCAAGGCAGATCACCCGCTGGCAGTCGAGCGCAAGGGCCATGCCCAGCTGGTGCTGCGCCAAGGTCGCGCCGCCCACCCGCAGGAAGGCGCGCGGGATCGACTGGCCCGCCACGGCGGGCTCCATCATGGCGAGCAAGGCAATACGCAGTTTGGTAAACTCCAGCGACCGTCAACCTGTAGGCAATGGCCGTGCCAGTGCCAAGCACCGCAGGCACATCAGTCGGCGGAAAACTCCGTGAGATAGGCCTTGAGCTTGCGAATGACGGCCGGCTCGCCCGGCGCAGACTGAAGCGCCTCCTCTGCCAGTACCAGAAGCTTCATGGAATGGAAGCTCGCCGCGAGCCCCTTGAGCCGCATCGCGGCAAGATGCCAGTTCCCATCACATCGCGACCGCGCGAGAAGGTCGGCCTGCCGCATCACGCTTTCTGCGTAGGATGCGCGCAATTCGGCAAAAAGCGCAGAATCCCCGCCTGCCGCGGCGGCGAGGGTCGCTTCGAGGGCACCTGCTTCGTAAGCCATTTCCCCAGCTTAATGACGAACGGGTTAAAGGAGGGTTAAATGAAAATGGCGGAATTCCGGGGCTTTTTGGGGTATTTTCCGAGTGGTTTGCGGATTCACGATCTGTTTCCTCGCTCCAATTTGATGATGGCCGCCTCCGACAAAGCTCCCTGATCGACCTGCTTGGCATAGTGCATTACCATTTCGACGCTCTGCCCCGTGATGGCCTGTACCTCAGGGATGGTGCATCCGGCGCGCAAGAGGCTGTTGACCGCGTTCTTGCGGAGACCGTGCGGCACAACAGAATGCCCAAGCTTTGCAGCGAACCCCTTCAGGAGGTTCCGCAGGAAGTCAGCGCCCACCGGCTTGCCGGTTGCATGGCTGATGATCGTCATTCCAAGGCGCGGCGCCTGATCGAGTTCAGCAATCAGATCGCGGTGCATGCGGATGATCATAGGTTTGGCCGTCTTCTGCTGGGTCATCACGACATTGCCGCCGCGGATGTCTGACCAGCGCAGCTTGAGAACGTCGCCTAGGCGCTGGCCGGTGAAATTGAGCAGATGGACAGACAGACGGATCATAGCTTCGTCCGCCGCCAATGCAGCGGTGAGTAGATCGTCGGGCCATGGCTCGTGCTCGCCTGTCTTCGCCTGCCGGATATCCTTGATCGGGTTCGCTTCGGTCATGTCGCGCGAGCGGGCGTAGCGGAAAAGAACACCCAGCATGGCCACGAACAGGTTTCTGGAGGCTGGCCCTGGAATTTCATCAAGCACGTCGTAGACTCTCTTGCGGGTCACGTCCTCCAGGGGGAACTCCCCAAATTCTGCCAGGACCTTCTTCAGGGTGATTCGGTACACTTTCTTGGTGCCCTCTGACCGATCCTTGAAGTCGTCGCTGTTCTGGTAGAGTTCCGCCACGCTGGCGATCGTGGGGACAATGGCCATGCGCTTAGTGCGCGCGCCCAGGAATGACGAATAGCTATCGTAGAACCCGACCGTGCCATACGGCGGGAGCGGCAAGCGAATCGGCTCACCGTTGGACTTCTTCCGCCCCGTGTCGAAGTAGGCATAGACCTTCCCCTTCGACCGGGTGAATTTCACGTATTTCAGTTTAGGCAGCCTTGCCACGCCTGCGCTCCTCGAAACGGGCGATGTGGTCGGTGACCATTTCGCCGGAAATGACGGCCAGAGCCTTATCGAGCGCGTCACGGCGCCAGTGGGGCTTCCCGCCGAACATGATCCCCTCAGGGATGCGACCAGCAGCGATTTCGCGCTCGAATGCGGTCTCTCCCACATCGAGGTATTCCATCGCGGTCTTTCGGCCCATCATTGCAGGCCAGCGGGCGATGCTATGGGGGGTCATGCTGCCAATCCTCCAAACAGGTCCATCTGCTCCTCCGGTTCAGACACCGAGTAGAGCGCCGAGAGAAAGGAAGGCATGAGCAGCCACCAGCGGGTCCACGCCGTTTCCTGTCGCTCGAAGCCGCTCAACCCGGTGGGCCATCGCATCAACGCCTCGACGAAGATGGGATTCAGCTTCCTCTTCACCGAGGGCTGGTTGGACTTCGGGGAATCGGTCGAGGACGTCGATCCACCTGCTATCGGTCGGCCCCGGGATGACGGCGGGCGGAACGAAGCAGCCTGGTTGCACAGCATCTTCTGATGAGCGACGCTGGTTACCTTCCGGCCATCGTCCGATGCCATCGGCGCTATCCACTGGGCCGCCTGCCCCGGCAGCGGCACATCGCCTTTGCTGCCCCGCATGTTCGGGCCAGCCTTCTCCGGGTCCGATGCCTTCGGTCCGGCCCAATGTTCTGCCTGATCCTCCAGATTGACAGAATGCCCTCCGGCCATCCGCTTCTCCGGCGTCTGGCTCCCGCCCCGCTTCGATACGTCGGATGGACCGCGCCAACGATCCAACATCGCATCCGCCAGCTCCATCGCCTTGCGCGAGAAGTCGGAGTTCCCCGCCGCATTGTAGGCGTCCGTCCCTGCGGCTCCCGCCATTGGCGACGGCCATGATGAACAGTCGCTCGCGTCGCATGGTGTTGCCAGTGCCGGCCGAGCTGAATATTCCTGCCGCAACGCGGTAGCCCAGCCCTTCCAGTGCCGGAGCGATGGCCGCAAGCTGTCCGTCCGCGTTCCCCGGGACGTTCTCGCGGAAGACAAGATCAGGCCTGCACTCTTCGGCAAGGCGGGTGACCTCGGAGGCGAGGAAGCGCTCTCCTTTGTCTCCTTGTCGCTTCCCGGCGACGGAATTGTCTTGGCAGGGATCTCCCGAAGCGAGGATATGAACGAGGCCACGCCACGGTCGAGCGTCGAAGGTTCGCATGTCAGACCAGACAGGAGCCGGATGAAACCACCCTGCTTCCATCGACGCGACCAGGCTTGCGGCGGCTGCGGCTTCCCCCTCCAGGTAACATATACCTCGCCCATCCTCTCCCCGATGGCGGAGGGCGAGCAGTATGCCGAGTTCGAGACCTCCGACGCCTGCGCAGCAGGAGAGGATGTTCCGGGTACGAAGAGCCACATTCAAGCGACCTCCCCCATACGGGCATTCATAGCCCGCACCACATCCCCCACCGACTGCCATCCGCGTGCGGTCTTGTCGCACACATGGATTCCGAGGGTGTTCTCGATATCCAGAGCAATGGAGTCGCGCTCTACGTCGGTGAGGTGGAGTTCTTCGAAGGTGGAATCGTCTGTGACAGGGTGCAGGGTGTAGGGCTGCACGATCTGGGTGACCTGTGTGGTGAGGGTCTTCATGCGGCACCTCGGGCTTTGGCGATGGCGGCGACGAGTTGCATGTGGTCGTCATGCTCTTCATCGATGTGCTTGCTGACATAGCCCCGATCGAGCAGCCGCTCGGCTATTGTGAGCAGTTCAGGTGCGGCCGCGATCAGGGCAGCGTTGGCGTGGAACGGATCGGCAGGATCGTTCTCGTCGCCCCACATGGTGCAAACAGCTTCGCCGGATGCCTTGTGCCCGATCTGCGGGCCACCGAAGTGGATAAGCTCCCAAGGCCCCGGCGTATGCTCAGTGCGGGTGTTAGGCATTGGACGCCTCCTTCGGATAACCGTCGTGCTGGACGCCATCGAGCAGGCGACCGGCGCGCTTCTTGCCGATCTGGACCATCGCCTTGCCGTCGATGAACTGCTGGCGACCACGGATGCGATCAGGAAGGTCATTCCAACCCATGCCGATGTGGTCGAAGTCTGAGAACTCGCCCCACTGCTTGAACAGAAACGGGACCGGCGCTGGACCGCTGGCGATAGTCACGCTTGCGCACTGGTCGCGCAAGCTACGTGCCCAATCCGGATGCATAGGCCTTGCGCGCGGGCCGCTTTCTCCGCCGACGATAATCCAGTCTATCGCGGCGTCGCCGGGATGGTGATGGATCAGCCAGTGGTCGCGAATATGGACCGGGCCCAGCAGCGGTTCCATCGAAAGGAATCGGTAGCGCGGACCGAAGGTCGTCAGCAACTTCGGAATGTCTCGATCTGCTTCCACCTGGTTCACGACGGAAATTCCCAGCCAGACGTTACCGGGCCACCCACCTGCGGCTTCAGCCATTTTTCCAGCGTTGCCGATGCGCTTCGTCACCAGCAGCCAGTCGAGGTGCGGCGTCTCGCGGATCAGCTGGAACAGCTCGGCGCGCCACTCGGCGGGAACCTCGTTGTCGAACACGTCCGCCAGCGAGGCGCAGAACACCCGATAGCGGGTGCCAGCGGATTCCGCCTTCCGGTTCCATGCGCGCGGCTGCTTCCATGTTGATGCAGCGGTGTGGCGGCGGGGTTTCCCCGGTCCCCACTCGACGCCAAGGCGGGCTTGCGCCAAATCCGACGCATAGCAGTTGTCGCAGCCAGGCCCGACCTTGGTGCAGCCGATCCACGGGTTGAAGGTGTGGTGCGTCCACTCGATTGCGCTGTTCTCAGCCATTGTCCTTCCCCTCCTCGATCTGAGAGGGGGCGGAGGGGAGAGGCATCCAGTGGGTGGGCGTCGGCCACGCCATGGCGCGGTAGACTTCTGCCTCCAGCGCAATTGCGCCATCAGGGCATACAGCTGTCCAGACGCCATGCTTGAACCACGCCTGTCCCGCTTCTGGCAGAGGCGCTGTCATGTCGATGACGATTATGCCGCTACCATCCTTCGGCGCGGTCTCGATAGGCTGCCATTTCGCCGGTACTGGGCCGTCAGGGTTCTCGACTGCAGCGAGCGCCTCTTCCCCGGCGTCGATCCATTGGCGCAGCGCAACGGAAAGCGGGTCAGCACGGAAGGAAACGGCATCGCGGAAATGCGAGATGCCCTGCATGGCTTCGACTAGCGATGCGATCTTCTCGCCCGCCGCGATATCGGAGGTGGTGGTGCTCATGCCGCCAGCACCTCCACCCCATTGCCGTTCCCCGCGGCATATTCCCGATCAAGCCTCTGCCGAACCGCCATGTCAGGCGCCTGCGTCATCTCGACCAGCACGCGGCAGACCATGCCGTCGCTGAACTTGATCGAGCGCTCGACCTCCTTGCTCACGTTGTCGGCCGAAAGGTCCGCGCAAAGGCACAGAAGAACCTCGTCGGTGATATCCTTGATCCGGCGCAGCGGTTTGCCGCGCTGGACATGGACGGCGATGATGCGGCCCGTATCGGGGTCAACGCGCAGTTCCAGGTGGTGGGGTTTCATGCGGCGAACTCCCGCTTGCGAGCTGCAATCTCGGCTTCGAAAGCCTGCACAGCCTGCTCGCCGTCCACTCCAAGGCGCACGTTGTTGATCCAGTCCTTCTCAACCTTCTCGACGGACTTGGCGTCGCTCGCGTCTGCCAGGCGGCTGCGTAGAGCGGCGACGTGCGATTCCCATGCCGGGCCATCCTCGCCCATCTGGCTGTCGTTTCCCTCTTCCATACTGGAGTCATCGTCGATCTGGTGCTCAAGAGCCTCCAGACGGCTGACGGGCGTTTCAGGTTCGGCCTGCACATCGACAATGCGCGGCTGCGGTTCCGGGGCCATGGTCTCGTCACGCTGGAAAACCGTGTCTTCCAGATCGGTGCTCATCGGCAGGCGCTTGGACAGCCGGCGCATGACAGTCTTGCGGGCCATCTCGCCCCACCATTGCACCCACGGGCCATTGCGGGCGGCCCGGCTTACGGCGCGGACCTTCTCGATCTCACTCTTGCGCATCACTTCCAGCAGACGCGATCCATCCTTGAGGACGGCGACGGCATAGGCCGCAATGGGCTCTCCCGGCTCCTGGTCGAGAGGCGCGGGTTCGTGCTCGATCGTCTCATCAAAGCCGAGCGACCATTTGAAGCGATCGTTCTCATAGACGATCTGTGCCGACACATAGCTGACATCGCCGCTCTGCCGGATCTTCTTCAAGATGCCCGCTATCATCGGCATGGCCTGAGCCTTGTTGCCGAACATGACGAGCGCGGCTTCCCGGCCATCGGGCAGCAGGCCGTCCTGCGCGAGGCGAACCACGGCGCCGAACAAACTGGAGCGGTCGGCGTTCTGCAGCTGCGGGTTGTTCTGGATCGCGGTCATGGCGACGCGGCTGAACTTCTCGACCGTGACATGCGCCGGAAGCGCTGCCTTGAACTGCGGCGCCATGACTTCGAGGTTCTGCCGGATCACGGCGACAGGGTTGTTTGCTTGGGATGCCATGATTAAGCCTCCAATTCCTTGATGCTGAACCTGCGGTACGGCTTGCGCCCGCGGATAATCTCGTCAGGCTTGGCCTTGCGATCCGGTATCCCGGCGACGAGCGTTGACTTGATGGTGAAGCCGTCCATGAACCCGACGGCAGCGTCCTTGAGCTTGCCGATCAGTTCAGCCTGCGCGGCATCCTTGCGGGCTTGCGCCAGCTTCACTTCCTCGGCAGCGGCCAGATATTCGGCAGCAGCTATCGCAGCGCGGTTGTCGCCCTCAAGGTTGACCGTCTCGTCGCCCTGCTCGGAATAGACTTCCTTGAGCGCAGCGCCGTCGCGGGAATAGTCGGGCTTCGGTTCCTTGCCATCGGCAACGGCTTTCCAGAACTCTCGGACGCGCCGCTCTGCCTCTGCAAAGAGCTTTGGCCGGAAGTCGTACTGAATGCGCTCGAGTTGGTTTCCGCCGACGAGCACGAGCATGTCGAAGCCATTGACGTAATCGAGGCCAGCGTAGGTGTTTCCCTGCAGCAGATAGTGCAGCGGCGGTTCCTCGCCCCACTTCTTGCGCTCGAGCCAATCAACCATCTTGGTTTCAAGGATGATCGGCCCGCGCTGGGGGCAAGTGACCATGCGGTCGGGATGACCGCCCAGCCCTTGGCCATTACTCAGCGCGCCCTTGTCCTCGCGATCAACATAGCCATACCGTTCGAACGCCGCTTCGATGATCGCGGCCTCCAGCTTCACGCCCCAGTAAATGCGCTCGTTCTCGGGTGAGCCATCCGGGCGGGTCGCATTGAAGTCCGGCGTTGCGATGGTTCCGCGCTTTCGATGCCAAAGCTCGAATTCGGTCAGCCAAGGATTGCAGCCGAACAGCGCCGAAACCTCAGACGCACCGACATGCTTGGCACGGAAGATGGCGTCATGGTTCGGGTTGATACTCATGTGCGTGTCCTTCTCAGTGCCAGGCCATCAGGTGCGCCCAGAGAGCGCCGAGGCTGGCAGAAGCGGTGAGGATGAAGGCGAGCATCGCCATGTCTCGAAGGGGCGAGCGGGTGAGCATTATTCGCCCTCCCCGCTCGCCCGGCGACCCGACGGGCGGGAGGCGGAAACAATGAGGGCGTAGCAAGCGGCGGCGGCTGCAAAGCAGACGAAAATCGCGCCGCCAATCGCCAGAACCGTAAACCAAGGCGAGAGCACTACCTCCCGCGTCTGGTGATCGGTTTCCATGAGCCATGAAGCCCATGCATCGACACCGAAGAGCATGGCAGTGCAGAGGATGGTGGCAAAAGCGATGCGGACCATCAGGAGGCCCTCCCGATCTCGATGCCGCGGCGGAGAGCGATCAGGCAGTTGCGAATTGGCTCGCTGCTATCGTCTTCACCAGCCAAGGTGGCCGCCTTGTGTTCAGCGCCGAAGCTATCGTTGTAGCGAGCGGCAACTAATGCCCGTGCCTCAATCAGCAGCGGATCGACCGGCGCCTCTTCGTGCTCGGCGATGTAGCGGGCGAAGGCGATATAGCCGTGGTATGCGTGAGGAGATTCCACGACCTGCTTGACGTTCGGACTAGGTGGATTGTCGCCAAGCTCAATCGCGCGCTCAATTGCCCACTCTGGCGGAAGCTGCTCAGCCATCAGGCGCACCCCTCTTCCATGTCAGCGATAAGGCCAGCAGCGAACGGAGCCTCCCATTCGGCGTTGAGTTCAGCCCAGCGAGCCTCGCCCATTTCCCGGCGGCTCTGAGCGATATGACGATCGAGCGTGAAGGTGGGCAGGCAGGCCGGTGCTTCTGGAGAAGTTGCGACGGCGCGCTGGCAGCGGGTGGTGTCGGGGTGGGTCATGCCGCACCTCGGGCGCGAGCCAGCAGGCTACCAACGTGGATGCGGAAGAACTTCTCACCAAAGCCGTTATTTCGAGCGTCTTCGAGAGCGTCTGCCATCTCCGCGACCAATCGCCGGGCATTTGCGGCCTCACGCTCGGCAGTGTCGATCCGGCTCGCGATGTTGAACGCGAGGTTCTCGGTCAGGTAGTCCTGCGTCGCGTCGAGCAGGCCGCAATACAGGTCGTCTACCGCCTTCTTGAGAAGCGGCTGAACAGCTACCTCAATGGCCGATGTGACATCTGCAGCCACATCTTCCCAAGGCTGGTTGAGGATAGGCGCGCTCATGCCGCAATCCCCCGAGCTTCGAAGTCCCACCGCCACATCGCGGTAGCCTCGTATTCCGAGTATCCGTTGAACTTGTGGGGATCGCCGAAGCAGTCAGCGAGAACATCGCGAGCGTCCGGCCCCATGGCAGCGATGTACGCGCGCTTGTCAGCGGCGTTCTCGAAGCTGCCCATGGTGTTGGAAGCATGCTCGGCGCGCAGGCGGTCGAGAACCTCGACAGGCTCGCCGGTGATCACGAGCTGGTCCGCACCCATGACGAGGCACGGGCGGCGCAGGAACAGGTCGTGGATGTCGATGTTGGCGATTACCGCCAGGATAGCCGGGGTTTCGTGCCACTCGGCGGCGCGCGCCGGGGTGAATGCGGGAGCGAAGTGCTTCACGACACCACCTCGCCGCGAGCCTTGGCGAGGGCGGCGATTGCCTTCTTGATCTTTGCCGGGACATCGAACGGAACGAGAGATCCGCCGTTCTTGATCGCGCTGTCCTGATGGCTGGCGTGCTGAGCCAGTTCGAGCAGCGCTTCGTAAAGCTCAGGCGCGGCAGCGATCAGGTGGGCGTTCGCCGGATTGGCAATATCAAGATTGCCGATGCGGGCGACCGCGCTTCCGTAGCTGTTGACGATGCCGAGGTCATCGGCCCCGATCAGCTTGCTCGCGGACCAAGGCCCTGGCGTAAATTTCGTGGTGGTGGACACATAGACCTCCATCGGTGGTCCCGGCAGGTCTGCGCTTGCGGCTCACTGCTGGGCTGATGGAGAATCAATGTGCCCTATTTGGGCATATGTCAACATGTAAAATATGCCCGGTTTGGGCATATTGAATTTTAGTCAGGCCACACCTCGTCGGGATACCAATCCGGCTCTGGATCGAAAGCGCCGTTAGGCTCTTCCCCGACGCAAACAGGTTGAGGTAACGCGGGCACAGCGCCGTCAAAAGAGACGCGCGCGAACGCGCCGAAACGCGTCGCTTCTTGGAAGATGGCGGTGGTGGTGTGACCCTGCCTGATCAGCTGGGCGACGCGCACGGCGCGCTGGGACGAGATATAGCCCAGCTGCACGCCGCGCTCAGAATAGACAGCGATCGCATGCTCGTCGGCCGGGTTTTCAGGCTCCGGCCGCAATTCTAGCGGATCGCCTGGTGCGCACAGGGCGAGCTCGAAGCGGCGCCCAGGCGCCTTGCCCTTGTTGGGATAATCAGCCCCCACTACTGGCAGGGAAATCGCCGGTATCAAGAGCCCGCCGCAGCCTTTTTGATGTCTATCGAGACGAGCGCCGAAGTTTGACCTTCATATTCCATTTCGAGAGAAATTCTCCCGACCTGTGGAATATTAAAAGGCGAAGAAAGAGACGCGCAATAAACTCCAGGAGCAGGCGAGCCTTTTTGCTTCGCATCAGATACTGACTTCTTAAGCATCTCCTCGGACAACGTTGCGACTAACAACCTGCTCCCTGTTGCTTCAACAATATATATGTTGATGGGTCCACTTGGTTTAAAATCTAAAGACAAACCAGCCCGAACGTACGCAACGAGCTTCGGGAAAAGCCCAGGCACATCACTGATAGTGATAGTATCGGAAAAAATCCCAACCAAAGTGTGTGCGCCACTAATTTCCTGGCGAAAATCTTCGCAGAACAAGCCAGTCGCAGAAATACCTTTTGACATCAGAGATCCAACTCTTCGCCAGATGTCATGTACGACGTCCATTGGTCTGAACTGCCTACGATTGTGGTGCAAAATTGCTTAGATTTTACTTTCGCAGGCTCTGCCACCACGTGGCCTATATCTTGCGGGATGATATGAAAGCTATTCGTCGGAGACTCAGTCGGGTCAAATATGTTTACGCTCACGCAGTGTCCCAACCCCCATGCCATGTCAGCCAAGGTTTCGACCGTCATATTCGACTGCCCATTGAGGCGGCGATTGATCACCGACTTTCCTACACCGAGTTTGTCGGCGAGATCTTTTTGCGTTGTGCCGTCCGCATCGTGCCGTTTGGCGTATGCCTGACGTATTTGACCCTCGATCGATCCAACGAGATTGAGGTAGATCGATCTACGATTGTCAGTTTGGCGGCGGAAAGAGCGCACGGCGATCACCCATCTTTATAGTACCCTCAAGGCGATGTGTTCGCGCGAAGGTAAGAACCTGTTGTACATGTATTTTGACGGCTGAGTTCGGACCATGAACGTCAGCTGCCAATGCAGCCCCCACGGCAACAAACTCGTGGACGCTAGGCACCCAGCCAAACAGTCTCAGGCCGGGGCTGTGAATCTTCCAGACACCCCGCTTAGTCGGCACAACCCGATTGAGTTCACCGACAAGCACGCGTTCGTCGCAGCGAAAATCCGCGAGCGTCTGCTGAAGATGCTCGAACCTTGTTCGACCACCCCACGCCTTGTCCCAATGGGTTTCATAAAGCTCATCCGTTTCATCTACCCAATCGAACAGCGCCGATGCCAAAAGCAATCGCCGCCGTGGGATGCGCCCTTCATGATCCGGCAACGCAAATTCATGCAGGACCTGAGAACGAAGCGCATCGTCAATAGTTGCCATATAAGTCAACCAAGCTTAATGGCAAGTTACGAATTTGGCCTGGATCGGAAGAGGTACAGCCATCCTCAAATTCCCCGAGCCAGCCAGATCGCGCGCCCCTGGATGCGCAGATCCGCAGCATCAACTTCCATATCCGGCACCGTCGGATTGTCCGAGATCACTAGCACGCGGTTCTTCCCCACGTTCCGCAGGCGTTTGAGCCCCGCTGCGCCGTACACGTCGATCCAATAGACGCCATCTTGGCGCGCCAGCTGCCGCTCCGTTGTGTCAATGAGGATCACGTCACCCCAGTTCAGAGTCGGGTACATGCTGTCGCCGATGCCGGTGACGAGCTTGAGCCGATCTGATGCAGTTCGGGTGACAGACCGTATAAAAGCGAGGTCGAACGCGACCGGCTCCGCCTCTACCCAATCCTCGATATGCGTTCCTGGCCCCATAGAAAGGGAGAGGTCCAGTTTCTGGATATAGACCACCTCCTCTGCCGAAGGAGCCAAGACCGAAACTGGTGCGATCGCCTTTACCGCCACATCGGGGGCAATGAGTTCGTGCGGGGCAACCCCAAGGGCGCCACCAATCTTGTCCAGCCAAGCCTGGTCCAGCGAGCGGTCGCCCCGCTCCAGTTTGCCGAGCATGTTGAGCGTCGTGCCGATGCGCTCGGCCAGCTCGGTCTGAGACAAGCCCCGCTGCTTCCGAAACACCGCTATATTGTTCGCTGCCATGCGGCCTATGTGCCCAGAAAGGGCATAATGCGATAGTGGACCAGTTGGGCACATTTTAGGCTTGCCGAATGTGCCCATATTGGGCATATCAGGGCACATGAAACTGCTCGACTATCTCAAGGCCGAGAAAGTGGCCGTCGCCGAGTTCGCCAACCGAGTTGGCGAAGCGGAAACCACCATTCGCAAGATCGTCTACGGTCAAAGGCAGCCCTCGCTTCCGCTGGCTGTGAAGATCAGCGATGCGACTGGCGGGAAGACGAAGCCTGGCGAAATGATCGTCGAGCCTCGGGATGCCGCCGCATGATCGGCCTCACCACAAAGCAAAGCCGCCTGCTCTCCTACCTTACGGGCTATATCGAGAGCACGGGCGGAGTAGCGCCGAGCTTCCTGGAAATGCGGGATGCTGTGGGCCTCGCCTCCAAGAGCGGTGTGCATCGACTGCTCGCTTCTCTCAAAGACCGGGGTCGCATCCGCCGGGCGCCGAACCGAGCGCGCGCTATCGAGATCGTAGACGTTGGACCGCTCCACACCGTGTCCACTGCCGACCTCATCGCAGAACTCGAACGCCGCCGTATCGGGTCCGTCCAGACCAATCCAGAAGTCGTGGGAGCTTGAGGCATGCGCGTTGAGCATATCGGGCGCGCGACGTTGTATCTGGGCCGATGCGAGGACGTGTTGCCGACAATCGAGCGGCCTGACGCTATCTTGAGCGACCCTCCGTATGGGCAGAAGCTCAACACCAACGTCACCGGGAAGTCGGTTTCTGGCCGCAAGCCGGGCAGTGGACGGCCCTATGCCATCTTGGACAAGCGCCGGAAGACCGCTGCGGGGATACACTCCACCGGCGTTGCTCGCCAGTTCCCGCAAGGTATCG encodes:
- a CDS encoding Hpt domain-containing protein: MAYEAGALEATLAAAAGGDSALFAELRASYAESVMRQADLLARSRCDGNWHLAAMRLKGLAASFHSMKLLVLAEEALQSAPGEPAVIRKLKAYLTEFSAD
- a CDS encoding tyrosine-type recombinase/integrase, whose amino-acid sequence is MARLPKLKYVKFTRSKGKVYAYFDTGRKKSNGEPIRLPLPPYGTVGFYDSYSSFLGARTKRMAIVPTIASVAELYQNSDDFKDRSEGTKKVYRITLKKVLAEFGEFPLEDVTRKRVYDVLDEIPGPASRNLFVAMLGVLFRYARSRDMTEANPIKDIRQAKTGEHEPWPDDLLTAALAADEAMIRLSVHLLNFTGQRLGDVLKLRWSDIRGGNVVMTQQKTAKPMIIRMHRDLIAELDQAPRLGMTIISHATGKPVGADFLRNLLKGFAAKLGHSVVPHGLRKNAVNSLLRAGCTIPEVQAITGQSVEMVMHYAKQVDQGALSEAAIIKLERGNRS
- a CDS encoding phage Gp37/Gp68 family protein, which codes for MAENSAIEWTHHTFNPWIGCTKVGPGCDNCYASDLAQARLGVEWGPGKPRRHTAASTWKQPRAWNRKAESAGTRYRVFCASLADVFDNEVPAEWRAELFQLIRETPHLDWLLVTKRIGNAGKMAEAAGGWPGNVWLGISVVNQVEADRDIPKLLTTFGPRYRFLSMEPLLGPVHIRDHWLIHHHPGDAAIDWIIVGGESGPRARPMHPDWARSLRDQCASVTIASGPAPVPFLFKQWGEFSDFDHIGMGWNDLPDRIRGRQQFIDGKAMVQIGKKRAGRLLDGVQHDGYPKEASNA
- a CDS encoding DUF551 domain-containing protein; protein product: MSTTTSDIAAGEKIASLVEAMQGISHFRDAVSFRADPLSVALRQWIDAGEEALAAVENPDGPVPAKWQPIETAPKDGSGIIVIDMTAPLPEAGQAWFKHGVWTAVCPDGAIALEAEVYRAMAWPTPTHWMPLPSAPSQIEEGKDNG
- a CDS encoding recombinase RecT, coding for MASQANNPVAVIRQNLEVMAPQFKAALPAHVTVEKFSRVAMTAIQNNPQLQNADRSSLFGAVVRLAQDGLLPDGREAALVMFGNKAQAMPMIAGILKKIRQSGDVSYVSAQIVYENDRFKWSLGFDETIEHEPAPLDQEPGEPIAAYAVAVLKDGSRLLEVMRKSEIEKVRAVSRAARNGPWVQWWGEMARKTVMRRLSKRLPMSTDLEDTVFQRDETMAPEPQPRIVDVQAEPETPVSRLEALEHQIDDDSSMEEGNDSQMGEDGPAWESHVAALRSRLADASDAKSVEKVEKDWINNVRLGVDGEQAVQAFEAEIAARKREFAA
- a CDS encoding YqaJ viral recombinase family protein produces the protein MSINPNHDAIFRAKHVGASEVSALFGCNPWLTEFELWHRKRGTIATPDFNATRPDGSPENERIYWGVKLEAAIIEAAFERYGYVDREDKGALSNGQGLGGHPDRMVTCPQRGPIILETKMVDWLERKKWGEEPPLHYLLQGNTYAGLDYVNGFDMLVLVGGNQLERIQYDFRPKLFAEAERRVREFWKAVADGKEPKPDYSRDGAALKEVYSEQGDETVNLEGDNRAAIAAAEYLAAAEEVKLAQARKDAAQAELIGKLKDAAVGFMDGFTIKSTLVAGIPDRKAKPDEIIRGRKPYRRFSIKELEA
- a CDS encoding HIRAN domain-containing protein, producing the protein MGADYPNKGKAPGRRFELALCAPGDPLELRPEPENPADEHAIAVYSERGVQLGYISSQRAVRVAQLIRQGHTTTAIFQEATRFGAFARVSFDGAVPALPQPVCVGEEPNGAFDPEPDWYPDEVWPD
- a CDS encoding helix-turn-helix transcriptional regulator, with product MIAVRSFRRQTDNRRSIYLNLVGSIEGQIRQAYAKRHDADGTTQKDLADKLGVGKSVINRRLNGQSNMTVETLADMAWGLGHCVSVNIFDPTESPTNSFHIIPQDIGHVVAEPAKVKSKQFCTTIVGSSDQWTSYMTSGEELDL
- a CDS encoding XRE family transcriptional regulator, with the protein product MAANNIAVFRKQRGLSQTELAERIGTTLNMLGKLERGDRSLDQAWLDKIGGALGVAPHELIAPDVAVKAIAPVSVLAPSAEEVVYIQKLDLSLSMGPGTHIEDWVEAEPVAFDLAFIRSVTRTASDRLKLVTGIGDSMYPTLNWGDVILIDTTERQLARQDGVYWIDVYGAAGLKRLRNVGKNRVLVISDNPTVPDMEVDAADLRIQGRAIWLARGI
- a CDS encoding helix-turn-helix transcriptional regulator; this translates as MKLLDYLKAEKVAVAEFANRVGEAETTIRKIVYGQRQPSLPLAVKISDATGGKTKPGEMIVEPRDAAA